GTAAACTTCTACCATGATTGCGAAGATCTAGCGTGTGAACTTGAAAATGAGCTGCAAATTGCGTTGCCAATGATTTCCAATTGTCTGACATGCCTAAAAATCCATGCAGAATTAAAAGCGGTTGCCCAGAACCTTCTATTTTTGAAAAAAGCATATGCTATTATTTTTTAAAACTAATTTACATTTATTTACTTCAACTTTTGCAAATACATATTAACAACATTCTCGAGTCCAAGATACAAAGCCTCAGAAATAAGCGCGTGACCGATAGAAACTTCTAAAAGTCCAGGGATATTTTGTTTGAAAAATTGAATGTTATCCAGACTTAAATCATGTCCAGCATTGATACCCAACTGCAATTCATTGGCTAATTCGGCTGCAGCGATATACGGTTCAATTGCTGAAGTATTGCCTAAGCTGTATTGGTGAGAAAAAGCTTCGGTATATAGTTCGATACGATCAGTACCTGTTTTTTTAGCACCTTCGATCATGTCGAGTCGTGGATCTACAAAAATAGAAGTTCGAATGTTGTGGCGTTGAAATTCCTGAATCATCTCGGTCAAGTAAGCTTGATTTTTAACCGTATCCCAACCAGCCGAAGAAGTGATAGCTCCAATGGCATCAGGAACTAAGGTTACTTGTGTAGGCTGACACTCTAAAACCAAATCGATAAAATTATGCTGCGGGTTACCCTCGATGTTAAACTCGGTGTAAACAATCGGTTTTAAATCGCGGGCATCTTGGTACCTAATGTGTCGTTCGTCAGGCCTTGGGTGAATGGTGATTCCTTGACCCCCAAATCGCTGAATATCGGTAGCGACTTTTAACAAATCAGGCACATTGCCGCCGCGAGCATTTCGTAAAGTTGCTATTTTATTGATGTTTACACTTAACTTTGTCATGAATACAGGTTTAGTTTGATTTACTAGTGTTTAATTGAAAGCAAAAATACAAAGTAAAACTTAGGAGATTTTGCTATTTTTTGATTATTTTGCATGAAATATTGCTCGCAAACTTATGACAGACCTACTCCAATTTATCAACAACGACTATAAAGCCCTTGACAGCCAAGAAACTATTGCGGAAGTTCAGGACTTTTTTAGTGATATATCGTTCTCTCACTTTCCTGTGGTAGAAGATGGCGTGTACTTGGGCTGTATTGCTGCAGAGGATAGCGAGACCTTTGACAGTGATAAAAAAATCATTGATTATCGTTTTACTCTAGAAGGTTTTTATGTTCGAACTACTACTATTTGGTTAGACGTTTTAGAAGTATTTGCCAAAAACCATACTAATTTGGTACCAGTTTTAGATTCAAATAATAACTATGTTGGTTATTACGAAATGGAGGATGTCATGCGCTTTTTTCATGAAACCCCATTTTTAAAAGAACCAGGTGGAATCATAGTGGTTCAAAAACCAATTTTAGAATACTCGATGAGTCAGATCACTCAAATTGTAGAAAGTAATAATGGCAAACTGCTTGGCTTATTCGTTTCGGAAGCAGCAGTTGATAGCATTGTGGTTACTTTAAAAATTTCTTTGGGAGCTATGAACGAAATCATTCAAACATTTAGACGATATAATTACGAGATTTTATCAGACCACCAAGAAGACAATTACATCAACAACTTAAAAGAGCGCTCTGATTATTTAGACAAATACCTTAATATCTAGTGCAAAATTTCACATTCAAAAAGTGTTATACCAATTATTCCATAAAACGATTATTCAAAAAATATGAAAGTTGCTATCTACGGTCAATATTATCAAAACAGCACAGAACCAATTATCAATGATATCTTTGATTTTTTTAATAAAAAAAAGGTTGAAATGGTTATTGAAGCTCAATTTTTAAAAATATTAAACGATAAGAAAATTGTAGAAAAAACATACAATACCTTTAGCAAGCACACTGAATTAGACACTAGTTTTGATATGTTGATAAGCATAGGTGGAGATGGCACCATATTAAGAGCTGCTACACTAGTGAGAGACTCTGGCATTCCAATATTAGGTATAAATGCAGGTAGACTAGGTTTTTTAGCTACAGTACAAAAGGAAAATATTGCAGCATTTATGCAATTTGTAATTGACAAAAAATATACCATTTCAAAAAGAACTCTATTAACATTAACCTGCACACCCACAAACGAGGCCATAGAGGAAATTAATTTTGCAATGAATGAAATAACAGTGAGCAGAAAAGATACTACTTCTATGATCACTATTGACACGTATCTAAACGGAGAGTTTTTAAATTCGTATTGGGCAGACGGACTCATTATATCAACCCCAACAGGATCAACTGGATATTCATTAAGTTGTGGTGGTCCAATATTAACTCCTGATGTAAAAAGCCTTGTTATTACACCAATTGCACCACACAACCTAACCGCAAGACCACTTGTTGTACCAGACGAAACAGAGATAAGGCTAAAAGTATCTGGTAGAGAAGAAAATTATTTGGTTTCATTAGATTCAAGAGTCACCTCTATAAAAAACGAATCGATATTAACCTTAAATAAAACACCATTTCAAATTAATATGGTTGAAATTCCCGAAGAAACTTTCCTAAAAACACTTCGCAACAAACTACTTTGGGGTCAAGACAAGCGCAATTAAATCATTTTACTTAAAAGGCTATACGATTTTATCAGTTTTTTACGTTTAAAAGAAACAAACGCCTTGTTTAAAGAACGTTACTATGTGAATTATTAAAAAAATACACATTTAACAGATTGGGCATTGTATCGAATTGATAATTATTATATTTGCACGCAATTTTTGAGTTAATGAAGAAGATCTTTTATTTATTATTATCTATTATTTCCTTTACTGAAGTACAATCTCAAATACATGAGGTTGGTATTTTTATGGGCGGAAGCAATTACATAGGTGATGTAGGAACAACTAATTATATTGCACCAAATGAAACTGCTTTTGGTTTTTTATACAAATGGAATAAAAGTCCGAGACATTCTTACAGGTTTTCATACAACCAATCTCACCTTACTGCTAGAGACCAAGATTCTAAGGAAGGAGGCAGAACTAATAGAGGTTATGATTTTAAAACAAGTATTCAAGAAGTATCATTAGGTCTAGAGTTCAATTTTTTCGACTTTAATCTTCATGAATCATCGACTAAAATTACTCCGTATGTGGCATCCGGTATTAATTATATCTTTGCTGATTATAACTTAAACAACAGCAAGACTGGATTAAAAGTAAATGGAAGAACAGAAAGAAAAAATTCTGTTGCAATACCAATGATAATAGGAGTTAAATCAAACATTACACCACATTTCATATTAGCTTTAGAAACAGGTGCTCGATACACCTTTAGTGATAATATTGACGGTAGTTTTAATCAAAATTTTGGGAATATAAATAATAACGATTGGTATGTTTTTACAGGAGTAAGCCTTACATACACTTTTGGACAAAAACCGTGTTATTGCACTGAATAAAAATGAATTTATTAGAAAATATAGACACCACTAGATTACCCAAACACCTAGCCATTATTATGGATGGTAATGGGCGCTGGGCAAAACAACAAGGATTTTTACGCGCTTTTGGTCACGAAAGCGGGACTAAATCAGTAAAAGTTATTATTGAAGCTACAGCAAAATTAGGCATTGAGTGCCTAACATTATACGCATTCTCTACCGAAAACTGGAATAGACCTAAGCTAGAGGTAGAAACCTTAATGAAGGTTCTTATAAATTCCTTAAAAAAAGAATTGACCACATTGCAAAAAAACAATATTAAGCTCAACGCAATAGGCAACTTAGAAAAACTCCCTAAAACAGCTCAAAAAGAATTACTTGACGTTATTGAAAAGACCAAAAACAATACGCAAATGACTTTGACTTTGGCGTTAAGCTATGGTTCAAGAGAAGAACTCGTTTCGGCTGTTAAAAACATCTGTAGTAAAGTTAAAAATAATATAATTTCAATAGACAATATTGACGATTCCATTATTAATGAGCATCTTTACACGCAAAATTTACCAGAGGTAGATTTATTAATACGAACAAGTGGAGAACATAGGATAAGTAATTTTTTGTTGTGGCAAATAGCCTATGCAGAATTATATTTTACTGATATATTGTGGCCAGACTTTAAAGAACAAGATTTATATGAGGCTATCATTAGTTATCAAAAAAGAGAACGCAGATTTGGAAAAACAAGTGAACAAATTAAATAATTTTTTAGTGTTAAAAAAAAGCATACAATTAGCCCTTAGCGTATTGATTTTCGGGTGTTTTACACAAGTAAAAGCGCAAGAAAGAGTCCCTTTTGATCAAGGAAAAAAATACATATTAGCTGATGTTACCGTTGTAGGCGATATTAGTTTTAACAGCCAAACTGTAGTTACTTTTACAGGATTACAGAAAGGTCAAGAAATCACAATTCCTGGAGAAGAAGTGAGTACTGCTATAAAAAAACTAGGTAAACTTGGCTTATTTGATGAAATCTCTTTTTATGTAAATAGAATTCAAAACGATAGTATTTACCTTGATTTAAACATTGTTGAATTACCTAAACTAGGTGAAGTAAAAATTGTAGGTGTTAAAAAAGCTAAAGTTGAAGAACTAATCAAAGACAACTCTCTTACAAAAGGGAAAGTTGTTAATGAAAACTTGATAACAACCACTAAAAATTATATCGAAAACAAATATAAAAAAGATGGTTTTTACAATACTAAAGTTAACATTAACACCATAAAAGATACCGCAACTATCAATCAAGTGAATATGCTTGTAAACATTGATAAAGGCGACAAGGTGAAAATAGAAAATATTGATTTTGTAGGAAACACTAAGATAAGTGATAAAAAACTACAAAGTGCAATGAAAGACACTAAGAAGAAGAAAGTTACACGTATTCTTAAACCATCAAAATACATTAAAGACAAATACAAAGCCGATCTAGAAAAAGTAATTGCCACTTATAAAGAAAAAGGATTTAGAGATGCTAGAATCGTATCTGACTCTGTGGTGTACAATAAAGAAAAAAACCTCCTAAATATAAAAATCAATGTTGAAGAAGGTAATAAATATTACTTTGGAAACATTAAATTCCTTGGAAA
This portion of the Flavobacterium sp. CECT 9288 genome encodes:
- a CDS encoding pyridoxine 5'-phosphate synthase, whose amino-acid sequence is MTKLSVNINKIATLRNARGGNVPDLLKVATDIQRFGGQGITIHPRPDERHIRYQDARDLKPIVYTEFNIEGNPQHNFIDLVLECQPTQVTLVPDAIGAITSSAGWDTVKNQAYLTEMIQEFQRHNIRTSIFVDPRLDMIEGAKKTGTDRIELYTEAFSHQYSLGNTSAIEPYIAAAELANELQLGINAGHDLSLDNIQFFKQNIPGLLEVSIGHALISEALYLGLENVVNMYLQKLK
- a CDS encoding CBS domain-containing protein, translating into MTDLLQFINNDYKALDSQETIAEVQDFFSDISFSHFPVVEDGVYLGCIAAEDSETFDSDKKIIDYRFTLEGFYVRTTTIWLDVLEVFAKNHTNLVPVLDSNNNYVGYYEMEDVMRFFHETPFLKEPGGIIVVQKPILEYSMSQITQIVESNNGKLLGLFVSEAAVDSIVVTLKISLGAMNEIIQTFRRYNYEILSDHQEDNYINNLKERSDYLDKYLNI
- a CDS encoding NAD kinase — protein: MKVAIYGQYYQNSTEPIINDIFDFFNKKKVEMVIEAQFLKILNDKKIVEKTYNTFSKHTELDTSFDMLISIGGDGTILRAATLVRDSGIPILGINAGRLGFLATVQKENIAAFMQFVIDKKYTISKRTLLTLTCTPTNEAIEEINFAMNEITVSRKDTTSMITIDTYLNGEFLNSYWADGLIISTPTGSTGYSLSCGGPILTPDVKSLVITPIAPHNLTARPLVVPDETEIRLKVSGREENYLVSLDSRVTSIKNESILTLNKTPFQINMVEIPEETFLKTLRNKLLWGQDKRN
- a CDS encoding DUF6089 family protein yields the protein MKKIFYLLLSIISFTEVQSQIHEVGIFMGGSNYIGDVGTTNYIAPNETAFGFLYKWNKSPRHSYRFSYNQSHLTARDQDSKEGGRTNRGYDFKTSIQEVSLGLEFNFFDFNLHESSTKITPYVASGINYIFADYNLNNSKTGLKVNGRTERKNSVAIPMIIGVKSNITPHFILALETGARYTFSDNIDGSFNQNFGNINNNDWYVFTGVSLTYTFGQKPCYCTE
- a CDS encoding isoprenyl transferase, which produces MNLLENIDTTRLPKHLAIIMDGNGRWAKQQGFLRAFGHESGTKSVKVIIEATAKLGIECLTLYAFSTENWNRPKLEVETLMKVLINSLKKELTTLQKNNIKLNAIGNLEKLPKTAQKELLDVIEKTKNNTQMTLTLALSYGSREELVSAVKNICSKVKNNIISIDNIDDSIINEHLYTQNLPEVDLLIRTSGEHRISNFLLWQIAYAELYFTDILWPDFKEQDLYEAIISYQKRERRFGKTSEQIK